The following proteins are encoded in a genomic region of Myxococcus virescens:
- a CDS encoding metal ABC transporter ATP-binding protein, whose product MKTVEPTDGAHAVPATFAPGDALLTCEKLVIGYDGKAILPPIDLTIRRGQFVAVVGRNGSGKSTWFRTLLGMQPPVSGTISRASAQVRSAYVPQTSAIDSLLPLRAGELTAWGRLRGWSFLWPFARKADRQAVQSALETAGAKAFASRPYRELSEGQKQRTLLARLVATEADLVLLDEPTAAMDAVAEHETMQRLCTLSRERGLGVVVVCHDLEVAAEHADVLVFVDRETSAFVMGDARTVFCHPAFRRQYGDEYCQRAPLGPHRGNDAR is encoded by the coding sequence GTGAAGACCGTTGAGCCCACGGACGGCGCGCACGCGGTGCCCGCCACCTTCGCGCCGGGTGACGCGTTGCTCACCTGCGAGAAGCTCGTCATCGGTTACGACGGCAAGGCCATCCTGCCGCCCATCGACCTGACCATTCGCCGCGGCCAGTTCGTGGCGGTGGTGGGCCGCAACGGCTCCGGCAAGAGTACCTGGTTCCGAACGCTGCTGGGCATGCAGCCGCCGGTGTCGGGCACCATCTCCCGCGCCTCCGCTCAGGTGCGCAGTGCCTATGTGCCGCAGACGTCCGCCATCGACTCGCTGCTGCCACTGCGCGCGGGCGAGCTGACGGCGTGGGGGCGCCTGCGCGGCTGGAGCTTCCTGTGGCCCTTCGCCCGGAAGGCGGACCGGCAGGCCGTGCAGAGCGCGCTGGAGACGGCCGGCGCGAAGGCCTTCGCCTCGCGGCCCTACCGCGAGCTGTCCGAGGGCCAGAAGCAGCGCACGCTGCTGGCGCGGCTGGTGGCCACCGAGGCGGACCTGGTGCTCCTGGACGAGCCCACCGCCGCCATGGACGCCGTCGCCGAGCACGAAACGATGCAGCGACTGTGCACGCTGTCGCGTGAGCGGGGCCTGGGCGTGGTGGTGGTGTGCCACGACCTGGAGGTCGCCGCCGAGCACGCGGACGTGCTCGTCTTCGTGGACCGCGAGACGTCCGCCTTCGTCATGGGCGATGCCCGCACCGTCTTCTGTCACCCCGCCTTCCGCCGCCAGTACGGCGACGAGTACTGCCAACGCGCGCCCCTGGGACCTCACCGTGGAAACGACGCTCGCTGA
- a CDS encoding metal ABC transporter substrate-binding protein, with product MTMRLSRLFAAVCAAFTLFVASPARADLNVVTTLPDLAALTKAVGGDHVKVQALALSSQDPHFVDAKPNLALALNRADLLIAVGLDLEVGWLPTLQVGARNPKILVGNPGYLVASQFVKLLEVPTAQVDRGQGDVHPGGNPHFFYDPRQALSVARAITDRLAQLDPKNAQAYRDNLATFTTELEKSRADWEKRLAALRGQPVIAYHRTMAYLADWLGFDTIAYLEPKPGIPPNPSHVASVLAQGRQRKARMVLMESYYPDTTARLVASKIPAPLVTLHGGTDFKAKETYLQHINEMVERLEKGLAGKGT from the coding sequence ATGACCATGCGTCTCTCCCGTCTGTTCGCGGCCGTGTGCGCCGCCTTCACCCTCTTCGTCGCGTCCCCCGCTCGCGCGGACCTCAACGTCGTCACCACCCTGCCGGACCTGGCCGCGTTGACGAAGGCCGTGGGCGGCGACCACGTCAAAGTGCAGGCCCTGGCGCTGTCCAGCCAGGACCCGCACTTCGTGGATGCCAAGCCGAACCTCGCCCTGGCGCTCAACCGCGCGGACCTGCTCATCGCGGTGGGCCTGGACCTGGAAGTCGGCTGGCTGCCCACGCTCCAGGTGGGCGCGCGCAACCCGAAAATCCTCGTGGGCAACCCGGGCTACCTGGTGGCCTCGCAGTTCGTGAAGCTGCTGGAGGTCCCCACGGCGCAGGTGGACCGGGGCCAGGGCGACGTCCACCCGGGCGGCAACCCGCACTTCTTCTATGACCCGCGCCAGGCGCTGTCCGTGGCGCGCGCCATCACCGACCGGCTGGCGCAGTTGGATCCGAAGAACGCGCAGGCCTACCGCGACAACCTCGCCACCTTCACCACCGAGTTGGAGAAGTCGCGCGCGGACTGGGAGAAGCGGCTGGCGGCGCTGCGTGGCCAGCCCGTCATCGCCTACCACCGGACCATGGCGTACCTGGCGGACTGGCTGGGCTTCGACACCATCGCCTACCTGGAGCCCAAGCCCGGCATCCCGCCCAACCCGTCGCACGTCGCGAGCGTCCTGGCCCAGGGCCGTCAGCGAAAGGCGCGCATGGTGCTGATGGAGAGCTACTACCCGGACACCACCGCGCGGCTGGTGGCCTCGAAGATTCCCGCGCCGCTCGTCACCCTGCACGGCGGCACGGACTTCAAGGCGAAGGAGACGTACCTCCAGCACATCAACGAAATGGTCGAGCGCCTGGAGAAGGGGCTCGCTGGCAAGGGGACCTGA
- a CDS encoding zinc-regulated TonB-dependent outer membrane receptor, with the protein MATRSRRAHGALIVVSLTPLLFASGASAQDASAPPADAPVQEPREDAAPALTPEELEEIEKALGSDAASAQQNAPTGTAAPPASIPGGGSALSIPGVNNPNTGANFLDLSFILDVAAAAFTDKEPLQSGAHDPTRNGFNLQQLELSIGSVVDPYFRFDANIVFSQFGVEIEEAYGTTLALPYNLQVRAGQFLTRFGRINPTHPHSWDFVDQPFAVGRIFGGESNRGLGAEVSWLAPLPWYVEVIGSTTDATGEATARSFLGATSERVRSPFDLQLTGAVKQFFPLSDDLSLMWGLSTATGPNPTGYRNRTDVFGTDLYLRYRPITQAHNTTLITLQAEAFYRRRQVPGDVLTDFNTYAQAAWRFSPRWATALRYELGTAARGEDGARVTDPLDPDWTESRNRVSANVTFWPTEFSRLRLQGARDHAGWRDEPGYSLMLALELVTGAHGAHAF; encoded by the coding sequence GTGGCAACCCGTTCGCGCCGTGCTCACGGCGCTCTCATCGTCGTTTCACTCACGCCCTTGCTGTTCGCCAGCGGCGCCAGCGCCCAGGACGCCTCCGCGCCTCCGGCGGACGCCCCCGTGCAGGAGCCGCGGGAAGACGCCGCGCCCGCCCTCACACCCGAGGAGTTGGAGGAGATTGAGAAGGCGCTTGGCAGCGATGCCGCGTCCGCGCAGCAGAACGCGCCCACCGGTACCGCGGCGCCGCCGGCCTCCATTCCTGGCGGGGGCTCCGCGCTCTCCATCCCCGGGGTGAACAATCCCAACACGGGCGCGAACTTCCTGGACCTGAGCTTCATCCTGGACGTGGCCGCCGCGGCCTTCACGGACAAGGAGCCCCTGCAGAGCGGCGCGCACGACCCCACGCGCAACGGCTTCAACCTGCAGCAGTTGGAGCTGTCCATCGGCTCGGTGGTGGACCCCTACTTCCGGTTCGACGCCAACATCGTCTTCAGCCAGTTCGGCGTGGAAATCGAAGAGGCCTACGGCACCACGCTGGCGCTGCCCTACAACCTCCAGGTGCGCGCCGGTCAGTTCCTCACGCGCTTCGGCCGCATCAACCCCACGCACCCGCATTCGTGGGACTTCGTGGACCAGCCCTTCGCCGTGGGCCGCATCTTCGGAGGCGAAAGCAACCGCGGACTGGGCGCCGAGGTGTCCTGGCTGGCTCCCCTGCCCTGGTACGTGGAGGTGATTGGCAGCACCACCGACGCCACCGGCGAGGCCACCGCGCGCAGCTTCCTGGGCGCCACCAGCGAACGGGTGCGGTCTCCGTTCGACTTGCAGCTCACCGGCGCGGTGAAGCAGTTCTTCCCGCTGTCGGATGACCTGTCCCTCATGTGGGGCTTGTCCACCGCCACCGGTCCCAATCCCACCGGCTACCGCAACCGCACGGACGTCTTCGGCACGGACCTGTACCTGCGCTACCGGCCCATCACCCAGGCCCACAACACCACGCTCATCACGCTCCAGGCGGAGGCCTTCTACCGCCGCCGCCAGGTGCCCGGGGACGTGCTGACGGACTTCAACACCTACGCGCAGGCCGCGTGGCGCTTCTCGCCGCGGTGGGCCACCGCGCTGCGCTACGAGCTGGGAACGGCGGCGCGAGGCGAAGACGGAGCGCGCGTCACCGACCCGTTGGACCCGGACTGGACGGAGTCACGCAACCGCGTGTCCGCCAACGTCACCTTCTGGCCCACCGAGTTCTCCCGGCTGCGCCTCCAGGGCGCCAGGGACCATGCCGGGTGGCGGGATGAGCCCGGCTATTCCCTGATGCTCGCGCTCGAGCTGGTGACCGGCGCCCACGGCGCCCACGCGTTCTAA
- a CDS encoding Rieske (2Fe-2S) protein, giving the protein MNGQLDGGFIPVATLDALDARGRAVVQVDGVAVALFRVNGELHAVADACPHRAGPLSEGDLVGYVVHCPLHTWPFDVRTGQCPRHPGVQVRTYAVRVQGQHILVSASGRVHAP; this is encoded by the coding sequence ATGAACGGACAGCTGGACGGAGGATTCATTCCAGTGGCGACGCTGGACGCGCTCGACGCGCGGGGCCGCGCGGTGGTGCAGGTGGACGGTGTCGCGGTGGCCCTCTTCCGCGTGAATGGGGAGCTCCATGCGGTGGCGGACGCATGCCCCCACCGGGCCGGGCCCCTGTCCGAGGGGGACCTGGTGGGATACGTGGTGCATTGTCCATTGCACACCTGGCCGTTCGACGTCCGGACGGGGCAGTGCCCGCGACATCCGGGGGTGCAGGTCCGCACCTATGCGGTGCGTGTGCAGGGACAGCACATCCTCGTGTCCGCATCAGGTAGGGTCCACGCCCCCTGA
- the folE gene encoding GTP cyclohydrolase I — protein sequence MARAVADFLRAAGLNLQDVHLTDTPTRVAEAWTAEFLDGYSRTPEQALGETFPAPPGSSGELVVVTDLRFHSMCPHHLLPLTGRAHVAYVPGKRVVGFGRLSSLVDCFAHRLILQEDMAREVARSLAQVLGSPATACIIEAEQACLRLRGDKQRDAVTHAEAYEGTLRRDGPLRRELWARLGARR from the coding sequence ATGGCGCGTGCCGTGGCGGACTTCCTGCGCGCCGCCGGTCTGAACCTCCAGGACGTCCACCTGACGGACACCCCCACGCGCGTGGCCGAGGCCTGGACGGCCGAGTTCCTCGACGGCTACAGCCGCACCCCGGAGCAGGCGCTGGGGGAGACGTTCCCCGCGCCGCCGGGTTCCTCCGGCGAGCTGGTGGTGGTGACGGACCTGCGCTTCCACTCCATGTGTCCGCACCACCTGCTGCCGCTCACCGGGCGGGCCCACGTGGCCTATGTGCCGGGCAAGCGGGTGGTGGGCTTTGGCCGGCTGTCATCGCTGGTGGACTGCTTCGCGCACCGGCTCATCCTCCAGGAAGACATGGCGCGGGAAGTGGCGCGTTCCCTGGCGCAGGTGCTGGGCAGCCCCGCCACCGCATGCATCATCGAAGCGGAGCAGGCGTGCCTGCGCCTGCGCGGAGACAAGCAGCGCGACGCCGTCACCCACGCGGAGGCCTATGAAGGCACCCTGCGGCGCGACGGCCCCCTGCGCCGTGAGCTGTGGGCCCGGTTGGGGGCCCGGCGATGA
- a CDS encoding FAD-binding oxidoreductase → MSAPPPRVEPGRVARVREALATVLAPEQLRVDDAALAAYARDESDSGVHAPDLVVFPADTRQVSQVFKACAVHGVPFTPCGARSGKSGGSLPLHGGVAVSLERMNRILSISPEDLTAVVQPGVITGDLMKAVEAVGLFYPPDPNSWEVCTLGGNVAENAGGPRALKYGVTRDYVIGLEWVLPDGEVVRVGRRTIKGVAGYDLVGLFVGSEGTLGVATEITVQLIPLPREVLTALVVFPSVLHAARAVSAVLAAGILPRCLELIDDVALRAVNGRGFQFPPGAGSAVIVEVDGNGREGLLAELSQLGDICTSQGATETLVAQDASQREKLWAARRVISPALRALKPHKISEDIVVPRSKIPEVIERLKAMGAELGLTVATYGHAGDGNLHANILYEGAHQRPLVDEALRRMLVMTVELGGTITGEHGVGHAKREYLSLEQSPALIDLQRRLKAFFDPSGLLNPSKIFPALMRS, encoded by the coding sequence ATGAGCGCGCCCCCGCCGCGAGTGGAGCCCGGGCGCGTGGCCCGCGTGCGCGAGGCGCTGGCCACCGTTCTGGCTCCGGAGCAGCTGCGCGTGGATGACGCCGCGCTGGCTGCCTACGCCCGTGACGAGTCCGACAGTGGCGTCCATGCGCCCGACCTCGTCGTCTTCCCCGCGGACACGCGGCAGGTGTCGCAGGTCTTCAAGGCGTGCGCGGTGCACGGCGTGCCCTTCACCCCCTGTGGCGCGCGCAGCGGCAAGAGCGGCGGCTCGCTGCCCTTGCATGGTGGGGTGGCGGTGAGCCTGGAGCGGATGAACCGAATCCTCTCCATCTCCCCCGAGGATCTCACCGCGGTGGTGCAGCCCGGCGTCATCACCGGCGACCTGATGAAGGCCGTGGAAGCGGTAGGGCTCTTCTATCCACCAGACCCGAACTCCTGGGAGGTGTGCACGTTGGGCGGCAACGTGGCGGAGAACGCCGGCGGGCCTCGGGCACTCAAATACGGTGTCACGCGCGACTACGTCATTGGACTGGAGTGGGTGCTCCCGGACGGCGAGGTGGTGCGGGTGGGCCGGCGCACCATCAAGGGCGTGGCGGGTTATGACCTGGTGGGCCTCTTCGTCGGCTCGGAGGGCACGCTGGGCGTCGCCACCGAAATCACCGTCCAGCTCATCCCGCTGCCGCGCGAGGTGCTGACGGCCCTGGTGGTGTTTCCGTCCGTGTTGCACGCCGCGCGCGCGGTGTCCGCCGTGCTGGCCGCGGGCATCCTCCCGCGTTGCCTGGAACTCATCGATGACGTGGCCCTGCGGGCGGTGAACGGCCGCGGCTTCCAGTTCCCTCCGGGCGCGGGCTCCGCTGTCATCGTGGAGGTGGACGGCAACGGCCGCGAGGGCTTGCTCGCTGAGCTGTCTCAATTGGGTGACATCTGTACCAGCCAGGGCGCCACCGAGACGCTGGTGGCCCAGGATGCTTCCCAGCGCGAGAAGCTCTGGGCCGCGCGCAGGGTGATTTCCCCGGCCCTCCGGGCCCTCAAGCCTCACAAGATTTCCGAGGACATCGTCGTGCCCCGCTCGAAGATTCCGGAGGTCATCGAGCGCTTGAAGGCCATGGGCGCGGAGCTGGGGCTCACCGTGGCCACGTATGGCCATGCGGGCGACGGGAACCTGCACGCCAACATCCTCTACGAGGGCGCCCACCAACGGCCGCTGGTGGATGAGGCCCTGCGGCGCATGCTGGTGATGACCGTGGAACTGGGCGGAACCATCACAGGCGAGCACGGTGTGGGGCACGCGAAGCGGGAATATCTTTCGCTGGAGCAGTCCCCCGCGCTCATCGACCTGCAGCGCAGGCTCAAGGCCTTCTTCGATCCATCAGGGTTGCTCAACCCGTCGAAAATCTTCCCCGCGCTCATGCGTTCTTGA
- a CDS encoding sigma-70 family RNA polymerase sigma factor — protein MANSTKYAAEGLSHYLRNLGGHQQLTREQEYELARRARKGDESARQTLASSNLAFVVAVAKKFANRGARLDDLIQEGNVGLMKAIEHFDPKKNVRFATYAVWWIRAYITRYLKDNRSQVRGGEAERGSMVDFSLDATIDEDGETTFLDRLEDNSPSPQQVFLAHEQDTEIQEALAKVRKRIGDLGWDILTERLTQDKPLTLEELGQRWGVSRERVRQVELKTKNFLERYLQAFNENEEHLGEQAADAA, from the coding sequence ATGGCCAATTCGACGAAGTACGCAGCCGAAGGCCTGTCGCACTACCTTCGGAACCTGGGCGGGCACCAGCAGCTGACGCGTGAGCAGGAGTACGAGCTTGCGCGCCGCGCCCGCAAGGGTGACGAGTCCGCGCGGCAGACGCTTGCCAGCTCCAATCTGGCCTTCGTTGTCGCCGTGGCGAAGAAGTTCGCCAATCGCGGCGCGCGACTGGATGACCTCATCCAGGAGGGCAACGTCGGTCTCATGAAGGCGATCGAGCACTTCGATCCCAAGAAGAACGTGCGCTTCGCCACCTACGCGGTGTGGTGGATTCGCGCCTACATCACCCGGTACCTGAAGGACAACCGCAGCCAGGTGCGCGGTGGTGAGGCCGAGCGCGGCAGCATGGTGGACTTCTCGCTGGACGCCACCATCGACGAGGACGGCGAGACGACCTTCCTCGACCGGCTGGAGGACAACAGCCCTTCGCCTCAGCAGGTGTTCCTGGCGCACGAGCAGGACACGGAGATTCAGGAGGCGCTCGCCAAGGTGCGCAAGCGCATTGGTGACCTGGGCTGGGACATCCTCACGGAGCGGCTGACGCAGGACAAGCCGCTGACGCTGGAGGAGCTGGGCCAGCGGTGGGGCGTGTCGCGCGAGCGCGTGCGTCAGGTGGAGCTGAAGACGAAGAACTTCCTGGAGCGCTACCTGCAGGCGTTCAACGAGAACGAAGAGCACCTGGGCGAGCAGGCCGCCGACGCGGCGTGA
- a CDS encoding tetratricopeptide repeat protein produces the protein MFDRRWFATGQKCVLSPALMRLISFALSLLLSLPAWGAEASLLSELDALYAKRGESGGEKAYEGALKTALDAAPEDYELVWRKARILQWQADGAANEKLKKVLGRQTWDWGEKAVKLNPARVEGHYYAATGIGAYSQAVGIMKALGEGLEGKFNERLDKAIQIDPGYDRGAPLLAKGRYYYELPWPKRDLAKSASLYEKSIAKHPQMLRAYYFLAETLLKDGKAAKAREAIQKVKQGSIAYDPAEGRRVQEWSRKVEADIEKELR, from the coding sequence ATGTTTGACCGCCGATGGTTTGCTACCGGGCAAAAGTGCGTGCTAAGCCCGGCGCTTATGCGCTTGATTTCATTTGCTTTGAGCCTCCTCCTGAGCCTGCCTGCCTGGGGGGCTGAGGCCTCCCTGTTGTCGGAGCTTGACGCGCTGTACGCGAAGCGCGGCGAGTCCGGTGGGGAGAAGGCCTACGAGGGGGCCTTGAAGACGGCGCTGGACGCCGCGCCGGAGGACTACGAGCTGGTCTGGCGCAAGGCGCGCATCCTTCAGTGGCAGGCGGACGGGGCGGCCAATGAGAAGCTCAAGAAGGTGCTGGGCCGCCAGACGTGGGATTGGGGTGAGAAGGCGGTGAAGCTCAACCCCGCCCGGGTGGAGGGCCACTACTACGCGGCCACCGGCATCGGCGCCTACTCCCAGGCCGTGGGCATCATGAAGGCGCTGGGCGAGGGGCTCGAGGGCAAGTTCAACGAGCGGCTGGACAAGGCCATCCAGATTGACCCGGGCTACGACCGGGGCGCGCCGCTGCTGGCCAAGGGCCGCTACTACTACGAGCTGCCCTGGCCCAAGCGCGACCTGGCGAAGTCCGCCAGCCTCTACGAAAAGTCCATCGCGAAGCACCCGCAGATGCTGCGCGCCTACTACTTCCTGGCGGAGACGCTCCTCAAGGACGGCAAGGCCGCGAAGGCGCGCGAGGCCATTCAAAAGGTGAAGCAAGGCAGCATCGCGTACGACCCCGCGGAAGGGCGGCGCGTGCAGGAGTGGTCCAGGAAAGTCGAAGCCGATATCGAGAAGGAGCTCAGATGA
- a CDS encoding AMP-dependent synthetase/ligase — MRAENQVAAPATAGGDATLVQLLIQRAKNASTVGASHKKDGRWQDVTFAQFLDEVKALSAGLVAQGVKPGDRVAIFANTSLQWLICDVAISAAQAITVPIYASNTPDECRYILNHSETTLVFVDNDEKDARQAGRLTRLRQKLAECPTLRRIVAFEGPVAGGTELSLADVVAQGRTEHAARPDDFEARVAGVSMEDTASIIYTSGTTGDPKGVILTHRNWAFEAKAAQSVGMMVPSDSVMLFLPLAHVFAQVVKAAWLSMGYRLVVAESVDKLLANLVETRPSVLPSVPRVFEKVYNNVVANGSAAPGLKGRLFRWAFKLFDEYVEARSQGREYATLGFALAKKLVFSKVHAAISEKLGGNMRVFISGGAPLSPKIGYFFDLLGLKVLEGYGLTETCAGTTVNREHNIKIGSVGAPVPGMEVMIASDGEILIRGPAVMKGYYKNPEATAEAIDAEHWFHTGDIGELDADNYLRITDRKKDLIVTAGGKNVAPQNLENALKTHAIISQAMVYGDKRPYLVVLITVSEEGARKLLQDQGAPVGSYADNARRPEVQAAVKAAVDQVNTQQPPYATLKRFTVLENDFSQETEELTPKLSVKRKVCIQKYKAQLDRMYEGTTVVD; from the coding sequence ATGAGGGCAGAGAATCAGGTAGCGGCTCCCGCTACCGCGGGGGGGGATGCGACGCTCGTCCAACTGCTCATTCAGCGCGCGAAGAACGCGTCGACGGTGGGCGCAAGCCACAAGAAGGACGGCCGCTGGCAGGACGTCACCTTCGCCCAGTTCCTGGACGAGGTGAAAGCGCTCTCCGCGGGCCTGGTTGCCCAGGGGGTGAAGCCCGGGGACCGAGTGGCGATTTTCGCGAACACCAGTCTGCAGTGGCTCATCTGCGATGTGGCCATCAGCGCCGCGCAGGCCATCACCGTCCCCATCTATGCGTCCAACACGCCGGATGAGTGCCGGTACATCCTCAACCACTCCGAGACGACGCTCGTCTTCGTGGACAACGACGAGAAGGACGCCCGGCAGGCGGGCCGGCTCACGCGCCTGCGCCAGAAGCTGGCGGAGTGTCCGACGCTCCGCCGCATCGTCGCCTTCGAGGGCCCCGTCGCCGGTGGCACCGAGCTGTCACTCGCCGACGTCGTCGCCCAGGGCCGCACCGAGCACGCCGCCCGTCCGGACGACTTCGAGGCGCGGGTGGCGGGCGTGTCCATGGAGGACACCGCCTCCATCATCTACACCTCCGGCACGACGGGGGACCCCAAGGGCGTCATCCTCACGCACCGCAACTGGGCCTTCGAGGCGAAGGCCGCCCAGTCGGTGGGGATGATGGTGCCCTCTGACTCGGTGATGCTGTTCCTGCCGCTGGCACACGTCTTCGCGCAGGTGGTGAAGGCCGCCTGGCTGAGCATGGGTTACCGGCTCGTCGTCGCGGAGTCGGTGGACAAGCTGCTCGCCAACCTGGTGGAGACGCGTCCCTCGGTGCTGCCGTCGGTGCCGCGCGTCTTCGAGAAGGTCTACAACAACGTGGTGGCCAACGGCTCGGCAGCCCCAGGGCTCAAGGGCCGGCTCTTCCGCTGGGCCTTCAAGCTGTTCGACGAGTACGTCGAGGCGCGCAGCCAGGGGCGCGAGTACGCCACCCTGGGCTTCGCGTTGGCGAAGAAGCTGGTGTTCTCCAAGGTGCACGCGGCCATCAGCGAGAAGCTGGGCGGCAACATGCGCGTGTTCATCTCCGGCGGCGCGCCCCTGTCTCCGAAGATCGGCTACTTCTTCGACCTGCTGGGCCTCAAGGTGCTGGAGGGCTACGGCCTGACGGAGACGTGCGCCGGCACCACCGTCAATCGCGAGCACAACATCAAGATTGGCAGCGTGGGCGCGCCCGTGCCGGGCATGGAGGTGATGATTGCCTCCGACGGCGAAATCCTCATCCGCGGCCCGGCCGTCATGAAGGGGTACTACAAGAACCCCGAGGCCACGGCGGAGGCCATCGACGCGGAGCACTGGTTCCACACCGGTGACATCGGCGAGCTGGACGCGGACAACTACCTGCGCATCACCGACCGCAAGAAGGACCTCATCGTCACCGCGGGCGGGAAGAACGTGGCGCCGCAGAACCTTGAGAACGCCCTCAAGACGCACGCCATCATCAGTCAGGCCATGGTGTACGGCGACAAGCGGCCGTACTTGGTGGTGCTCATCACCGTGTCGGAGGAGGGCGCGCGCAAGCTCCTCCAGGACCAGGGCGCCCCCGTGGGCAGTTACGCGGACAATGCCCGTCGCCCAGAGGTCCAGGCGGCGGTGAAGGCCGCGGTGGATCAGGTCAACACGCAGCAGCCACCCTACGCCACGCTCAAGCGCTTCACCGTGCTGGAGAACGACTTCAGCCAGGAGACGGAGGAGCTGACGCCCAAGCTCAGCGTGAAGCGGAAGGTCTGCATCCAGAAGTACAAGGCGCAGCTCGACCGGATGTACGAAGGCACCACCGTGGTCGACTGA
- the tatA gene encoding twin-arginine translocase TatA/TatE family subunit: MGLKGMEILLIMGVLLLLFGASRLPQLGSSLGSAIRNFKRGFGGEGEDAAAPGDKKGAGTLSSSTGVQNDVTKSQTPSGHV; this comes from the coding sequence ATGGGTTTGAAGGGAATGGAAATCCTGCTGATCATGGGGGTGCTGCTGCTCCTGTTCGGAGCGTCGCGCCTGCCACAGCTGGGCTCTTCGCTGGGAAGTGCGATCCGCAACTTCAAGCGCGGCTTTGGCGGTGAGGGCGAGGACGCGGCGGCCCCTGGGGACAAGAAGGGCGCCGGGACGCTCTCCAGCAGCACCGGCGTGCAGAACGACGTCACCAAGAGCCAGACGCCCAGCGGCCACGTCTGA
- a CDS encoding sensor histidine kinase — protein sequence MWNVASEGELKAGDMAAPGLLLLPRGGSPRLLGRSLLRQLGLEALPSRVDSLPELMAVAGFQRRPGSGSLWERDGQVLMAGEETLEDGALLLWTSPLVWDEAGVRRRVRYLSMASHDLRGSLANVRSYAALLLNGRVPLEAKVQRGLETILRNADRSLAFSQDFFDASRADLGSLPCEQERQSLLPLLDAAVERQRAAASAAQVALVLGLNPAQAVPEVIVDGARIQHAVESFIQYQLARAQPGEVIRLGIRDFAPRVRVEVRRDGAPLTDEDAAAVFQREERAFREKRLEDPLRVYLARQEVEAHGGSVGVESDRGGSTLFLTLAQAPAAALGSPATMQA from the coding sequence GTGTGGAACGTGGCGAGCGAGGGGGAGCTGAAAGCAGGCGACATGGCGGCACCCGGGCTTCTACTCCTGCCTCGTGGAGGCAGCCCGCGCCTGCTCGGACGCTCGCTGCTGAGGCAGCTCGGCCTGGAGGCGCTCCCCAGCCGCGTGGACTCCCTGCCGGAGCTCATGGCGGTGGCGGGCTTCCAGCGGCGCCCTGGGAGCGGCAGCCTCTGGGAGCGGGACGGCCAGGTGCTGATGGCGGGCGAGGAGACGCTGGAGGACGGCGCGCTGCTGCTGTGGACGTCGCCCCTGGTGTGGGACGAGGCCGGGGTGCGGCGGCGCGTGCGCTACCTGTCCATGGCGTCGCATGACCTGCGCGGCTCACTGGCCAACGTGCGCTCATACGCGGCCCTGCTGCTCAACGGCCGCGTGCCCCTGGAGGCCAAGGTGCAGCGCGGCCTGGAGACCATCCTCCGCAACGCGGACCGCTCGCTGGCCTTCTCCCAGGACTTCTTCGACGCCAGCCGGGCGGACCTGGGCTCCCTGCCCTGCGAGCAGGAGCGCCAATCCCTGCTGCCCCTGCTGGACGCGGCGGTGGAGCGGCAGCGCGCCGCGGCCTCGGCGGCCCAGGTGGCGCTCGTGTTGGGCCTGAATCCGGCGCAGGCGGTGCCCGAGGTCATCGTGGACGGGGCCCGCATCCAACACGCCGTGGAGTCTTTCATTCAGTACCAATTGGCCCGCGCCCAACCGGGTGAGGTCATCCGCCTGGGCATCCGCGACTTCGCACCCCGGGTGCGCGTGGAGGTCCGCCGGGACGGGGCACCCCTGACGGATGAGGACGCCGCCGCCGTCTTCCAGCGCGAGGAGCGCGCCTTCCGGGAGAAGCGGCTGGAGGACCCCTTGCGCGTCTACCTGGCCCGGCAGGAGGTGGAGGCCCACGGGGGCAGCGTGGGCGTCGAGTCGGACCGAGGTGGCAGCACCCTCTTCCTCACCCTGGCCCAGGCCCCCGCCGCGGCGCTCGGTTCTCCAGCAACCATGCAGGCTTGA
- a CDS encoding response regulator → MVLVVDDDPDILEALSEILEAEGFEIRRARNGKEALDRLEPEPPNLILLDLMMPVMDGWEFAQRMRQKPPEVARIPLIVLSADRNVGSKAADIGAVGHLAKPFELNDLLDMVRRSLNPAAASTIA, encoded by the coding sequence GTGGTCCTGGTCGTCGATGATGACCCGGACATCCTGGAGGCCCTTTCAGAGATTCTGGAAGCCGAAGGCTTCGAAATCCGCCGGGCGCGGAACGGGAAGGAGGCGTTGGATCGGCTCGAGCCCGAACCGCCCAACCTCATCCTGTTGGACCTGATGATGCCGGTGATGGACGGCTGGGAGTTCGCCCAGCGGATGCGGCAGAAGCCGCCCGAGGTGGCGCGCATCCCCCTCATCGTCCTGAGCGCGGACCGCAATGTGGGCAGCAAGGCCGCCGACATTGGCGCGGTGGGGCATCTGGCCAAGCCGTTCGAACTCAACGATTTGTTGGACATGGTTCGCCGCTCGCTGAACCCCGCCGCCGCGTCCACCATCGCGTGA